In Atopobium sp. oral taxon 416, the genomic stretch CACTGCACGAAGGTCCATACGCAGGCAGGGGATGTGCCCCTTACCGACGAGTGGAGAAAGCGCATCATGGAGGCCAACAAGGGTATGGCCGACCAGGCGCTGCGTGTCATGGCAGGTGCACGTGTCAACTACCATCACAACAAACCGACTGATTTTTCCCCTGAAGCCCTCGAGCGCGATATGGTCTTTCTGGGCCTTGCGGGTATGATCGACCCGATCAGACCTGAGGTCAAAGACGCAGTGGCTGAGGCTCACCACGCCGGTATGCGTGTCGTTATGATCACCGGCGACCACATCGATACCGCAGTTGCAATCGCTAAGGAACTCGGCATCATCAAGCACCGCTCTGAGGCCATCACCGGTGCTGAGCTCGACAAGATGAGCGATGAGGCATTCTACAACAACATCGAGAAATACTCCGTCTACGCGCGTGTCCAGCCTGAGCACAAGAGCCGTATCGTCAACACCTGGAGAAAGAAGGATAAGGTCGTCGCAATGACCGGCGACGGCGTCAACGACGCTCCTTCCATCAAGCGTGCTGATATCGGTATCGGCATGGGTATCACGGGCACCGACGTCACCAAGAACGTGGCTGACATGGTTCTGGCCGACGACAACTTCGCGACGATCATCGAAGCCTGCGAAGAGGGCCGCCGCATCTACGACAACATCCGTAAGGCAATCGCCTTCCTACTTTCCTCCAACCTGGCTGAGGTCATCTCCGTCTTCGTTGCATCCCTCATTGGCTTTACGATCTTGGAACCGACGCACCTGCTCTGGCTGAACCTGATCACCGACTGCTTCCCCGCACTGGCAATGGCCATGGAAGAGGCAGAGCCAGGTATCATGGACAGAAAGCCGAGAGGCACCGAGGATAGCATCTTCGCCAACGGTATGGGCCTCGACTGCATCGTCCAGGGCTTCATGGTCTCGGCGCTGACCCTGATCTCCTACTTCGTGGGCCTCTCGCTTGAGAATGTCCCGCTGGACGCGGTCCTGTCCGGTCATAACGCAGGGTTGGACGGCATGACGATGGCATTCCTGACACTCTCTATGGTCGAGATGTTCCACTCCTTCAACATGCGCAGCCGCCGTCAGTCGATCTTCAAACTTCCGACCCAGAACAAGTGGCTCTGGTACGCGTTTGCAGGCTCTCTGGTTCTCACCTTTATCGTTATCGAGACCCCGCTCTCGGTGGCCTTCGGCTTTGCTGAGATCAGCGCCGGTGAATACGGTATCGCAATGTTGCTTGCATTTGCTATCATTCCTCTGGTAGAGCTTTATAAACTCATCATGAGGGCATATGACAGGAGCAAGGCAAAAAAGAGTGAGCAGAGCGAGTAGAACAAACCACAAACGTTCACACAAAGGTGCCGGCAAGAGCTCTCGGGCTCTGCCGGCCCTCTCTTCGTTACAGGCACTGCCTACGTGGGCAGACCTCACACCTACCGAGGGACAGCAGCAGGCTTTCCAGAAGGCAGCGAACACCTTATCAGAGCGTGAGGGGGCAGACCCTACCGAATACGAGCTGGGCTGCGTCGTGAGGCTTGACCGGAGCTTTCCTGCGATCCTGACAGAACAGCGCCTCTGTCGTGCAGAATTCTCTGCAGCGCTCACCAAGTGGGGTGACTCAAAGGTCGCCGTGGGGGATTGGGTGTGTCTGAGGGTACCCGTTCAGTATGAAGAGATGTTGATTGAGGAAATCCTCCCGAGGAAGAGCGCCCTGGAGCGCTGGCGGGGTGGCTCCCGCGGTGAGAAACAGGTGCTGACTGCCAATGGCGATCTCGTGTTGGTAGCGCAGGCGATTGGCCCTCACGGAATCGACTACAACCGCCTGGTCCGCTCCTGCGTCATTGCCCGTGACTGTGGCTGTGATACGGCAATCATCCTGACAAAAGCGGACCGCTGTAAAAGCGAACAGGAGCTTGCAGCCATCGTGCGGAAAGTCATCACGTCGGTCGGAGGGGATACTCCTATCTGCGTAACCACGACGAAGACGGCCGGGCTTGAAGAGCCACTTCACCACCTCGAAGACAAATTCAAGGTGGGGATTGGCTCACAGGCGGTGGAGAACCTTGTCGGAAGGGGTACGGTAGCGCTCGTTCTCGGTGAGTCTGGAGTGGGGAAGTCCACCCTCCTCAATAGTCTGATGGGCCACGACGTCCTCAAGACCGGTTCGGTCAGACGCTCCGACGATGCAGGGAGGCACACGACGGTTGCGCGTCAGATGGTGCGCCTTCCTACCGGTGCCATCATTATCGATATGCCTGGTCTGCGTACACTTCCCCTGGTGGGACATGAGCGGGGGCTGGCAAAGGTCTTTCCGGATATCGCTGCCTATGCGGCACAGTGCCGTTTTCGGGATTGCACGCACACTACTGAACCAGGCTGTGCGGTAAAGCAGGCCTTGGACGAAGGAAAATTCGCCTGTGCCCGTTACGAGGCCTATGTGGCACTCGCCCAGGAGATGCGCGACAGTGCACAGAGTCTGGATCCGGACGTAACGCTGTAGCTTGAGCTTTATAGAGATGTTGTAGATGTCTTGGAGAGGCCTTCCACTCACGGAGTGGGAGGTCCTTTCTGTTAGATCGCTCACCGGTGCGTTCTATCTTGCGTGGAAGATGCTTGTTCGATACCGGTAGGGAGCTGTTTATATTCCCAGGTTGTCAGATGCCTTTCTCCCTACAGTGGATTTCAAACGAAGGAGGGAAGGCGTGTCCAAACGGTTTAGGGTGATCTTTTCTGTTGCCTGTGCGGTGCTTGCATTTCTGCTGAGCTACCTCTACGTCCAGCAGGTGCAGGCGCAAGCTTCAGCGCAACGCTCAGAGGCGCTTGAACGCTACGGCGGTGAAGTTGTCGATCT encodes the following:
- the rsgA gene encoding ribosome small subunit-dependent GTPase A; translation: MSRASRTNHKRSHKGAGKSSRALPALSSLQALPTWADLTPTEGQQQAFQKAANTLSEREGADPTEYELGCVVRLDRSFPAILTEQRLCRAEFSAALTKWGDSKVAVGDWVCLRVPVQYEEMLIEEILPRKSALERWRGGSRGEKQVLTANGDLVLVAQAIGPHGIDYNRLVRSCVIARDCGCDTAIILTKADRCKSEQELAAIVRKVITSVGGDTPICVTTTKTAGLEEPLHHLEDKFKVGIGSQAVENLVGRGTVALVLGESGVGKSTLLNSLMGHDVLKTGSVRRSDDAGRHTTVARQMVRLPTGAIIIDMPGLRTLPLVGHERGLAKVFPDIAAYAAQCRFRDCTHTTEPGCAVKQALDEGKFACARYEAYVALAQEMRDSAQSLDPDVTL